From Salvelinus fontinalis isolate EN_2023a chromosome 30, ASM2944872v1, whole genome shotgun sequence, one genomic window encodes:
- the heatr1 gene encoding HEAT repeat-containing protein 1 isoform X2: MTSLAHQLKRLALPQNDPNLLTRREVASLLFDPKDASSMDRSTFFALGCTGLEELLGIEPAFSEFQETLFSQASVGMERSVQSKEVNKKLDEGISLFLTRLSPYFLLKPAQKCIEWLVHRFHIHLYNVDTLLACALPYHETKVFVRVIQLFRLKDPTNRWNWLEGLQKPGVPLARGTLITHCYKDLGFMDFICTLVTKSIKGYSGHSGNCAQLRVIFSFYASTIVPALDAVEKVSDTIISKLLPYVQKGLKSSLTDYKAATYMIVCQLAVKVVMEAQLVDILALQISKSLCKEPVLPKEGLGCLIVLLQNQKEGTVGPKSFGQLCAVTSLVPSLQAMAAVHDISPLLRYLLPHLVHAVVTTGTDEMETEEPSESSRHGNLFESVLQDLPLSGGLDNTVAKMLLEEYLSQSRLSAEGVTALNQRLLPLVRLFESKYPGALYIVLEGHVSDLSSAEDKNLFHQFISLSMSSGKYQILGDSDTSLMLSLKHPLPSVRHMAVEHLMGIVTSGQGGFDQAFLKEALLERMKDDIPEVVAATLKALELYVDRLDPEDTVSCLLSLLQRVDLSNAGNWCPVLKQAVRVLDEPRLVEGNSDLKTCVVWGLLPFLVVTSALPDSPDLQLATCVAQSTIISQHNLTQGWAYALKAVVERSSQPDFIGLANQHLISTLTKNLSNMDPFSKRIALEKLAGVVAVQRGSLRERAAFVVLSQTLLQSLGDMSETQHLHTAQSVYSLLEPAILELTQKDMPTQEDVSLSFSEGLGEYLQRLRAGQSMDTEYAVLLVSLLRGLISTLKCHDTSFKGETWWNPEKLDTNTCCYLRLLCHLFDILITGAGQGHMAASFRALMKLLFQVHLSDPMELFKFLSLVWGYGSNLGDQLDCKVNAILQTQALYVGRALLSAQPGKTLTLLASGSSPVVLSLLACLSSPVREVRRAATATLQTLAQVDSSPFHPIIDRLLKTTEELTTGPTHLSQALGKLYEEAVTGTGKGKARDKKLLVGLEELLLGVQVANCPAYTAKTILRALGEVNGESVLSVLMPVLERLLEQSGPENPTVLKDEALLMQLVLGKYNEQAAPLLVKDQDCLELFIKALGAVSKPYPDIPCFQIIALEQITKAFYSALGDEKVQQRLLGVMFDLLVESTSPVCAQTISSVFKGIAVDGELVANELAPAEKPKVTVSVQQTRRSKMLQRKAQDTPQAVPIEGAVSWQRVTLILELLQHKKKLKRPQTLVPALFSLLSRCLETSTVERGNLEYIKQLILGCLLNVCQKLSPDGGPVSKDVLDEDKFNVEVVVQCVRMSDMPQTHHHALLLLGNVAGIFPEKVLHNIMPIFTFMGSNIMRLDDTYSFQVINKTVRTVIPALIKANESGDGESTAHMEAVVTRIVHVFADALPHVPEHRRLPILSQLMTTLGPSRFLWVLLLLLFKQHATQTNATDKDAALERDVEFWISVCCEFEVEEQLVSLIKILKYLMALPQDKDDGPVKRPTRGRGAGKETAEELIFSMEAHSSKELRHFKFLSVSFMAQLLAAGSFVGMIAACGDIVEDSLQKLQQSLLEEILCYIHTVARCVEENTDKPTGKFWRALLNKAYDVLDKVNALLPTDTFITVMRGLMGNQLPSVRRKAMELLNNKLQQKTQWQEEQVTVLLDLTGDLLAIVGRGHGKVKVMEEELAINRQTALYSLKLLCRSFGSDHKEAFVPVLNRVVEIVVSPEEEKNVMGSALLCIAEVASTLKALAIPQLPRLMPAVLLSLTERKEVLSNELYMLSAVTALHRVTETLPHFISPYLQDTLLQVARLTRVAKKATTTPQLAMRLASLSTTVATKVPPRVLLPTLTKCYSKMVNSKQSRLGPLMSILKEHIGHMEKDQLTSHQSELTSFFLIALDFRAQHCHGDLEKTKEIEGYVIDCLLAMVMKLSEVTFRPLFFRLFDWCKTESVAKDRLLTFYRLSDSIADRLKGLFVLFAGHLVKPFSDLLRQTNLTKTDEAFFDTEHSIEKRCLLLEYILDCLHKICLYDTQRFVSKERADSLMTPLVDQLENTLGGEEVYQARVTKHLVPCVGQFCVAVGDDTLWKTLNYQVLLKTRHSSSKVRFSALLMLLELASKLRENYMVLLPETIPFLAELMEDECEEVEHQVQKVIHEMETILGEPLQSYF; the protein is encoded by the exons ATGACATCTTTAGCCCACCAGTTGAAACGCCTGGCCTTGCCTCAAAATGACCCCAATCTGCTCACTCGTCGGGAGGTTGCATCCCTACTGTTTGACCCTAAAGATGCTTCCAGTATGGATAGAAGCACCTTCTTTGCACTTG GATGCACAGGGCTCGAGGAACTCCTGGGCATCGAGCCTGCATTCAGTGAGTTCCAGGAGACACTCTTCAGCCAAGCCTCAGTGGGCATGGAGCGCAGTGTCCAGTCCAAGGAGGTCAACAAGAAACTGGACGAAGGCATCTCCCTGTTTCTTACACGGCTTTCCCCATATTTTCTACTCAAGCCTGCCCAGAAGTGCATCGAGTGGCTTGTACacag GTTCCACATCCACCTGTACAATGTGGACACACTGCTTGCCTGTGCCTTGCCATATCACGAGACTAAAGTGTTTGTCAGAGTCATTCAGCTCTTTAGGTTAAAAGACCCCACTAACCGATGGAATTGGCTCGAGGGGCTTCAG AAACCAGGAGTTCCTTTGGCCAGAGGAACCCTAATCACTCACTGTTACAAAGACTTGGGCTTCATGGATTTCATCTGCACCCTGGTCACGAAGTCAATCAAG GGATATTCAGGACATTCTGGCAACTGTGCCCAGCTTCGAGTGATTTTCTCTTTTTATGCCTCCACTATTGTACCGGCTTTGGATGCTGTGGAGAAAGTCTCTGACACAATCATATCCAAGCTGCTGCCTTATGTTCAGAAG GGTCTGAAGTCCTCTTTGACAGACTACAAGGCTGCCACCTACATGATAGTGTGCCAGCTGGCTGTGAAGGTGGTGATGGAGGCCCAGCTGGTGGACATCCTGGCACTGCAGATCAGCAAGTCACTGTGCAAGGAGCCTGTGCTGCCCAAAGAGGGCCTGGGCTGCCTCATTGTCCTCCTGCAGAACCAGAAGGAGGGCACTGTCGGCCCAAA ATCCTTTGGCCAGCTGTGTGCTGTGACTTCCTTGGTCCCCTCCCTCCAGGCAATGGCTGCAGTTCATGACATCAGTCCCTTATTGCGCTACCtgctgcctcacctggttcatgCTGTCGTTACCACCGGCACTG ATGAGATGGAGACTGAGGAGCCCTCAGAGAGCAGCCGCCATGGGAACCTGTTTGAGTCTGTCCTTCAAGACCTTCCACTGTCTGGTGGTCTTGATAACACAGTAGCAAAGATGCTACTTGAGGAATACCTCTCCCAGAGTCGGCTCTCTGCTGAGGGTGTCACTGCCCTCAACCAGCGCTTGCTGCCATTAGTCCGACTGTTCGAGTCAAA GTACCCAGGTGCTCTGTACATAGTCCTGGAGGGCCATGTGAGTGACCTCTCTAGCGCAGAGGACAAGAACCTCTTCCACCAATTCATCTCCCTGTCCATGAGCAGTGGCAAGTACCAG ATCCTCGGGGACTCTGACACCTCCCTCATGTTGAGCCTGAAGCACCCGCTCCCCTCTGTGAGGCACATGGCTGTGGAACACCTGATGGGCATTGTCACCTCAGGACAGGGGGGTTTTGACCAGGCCTTCCTGAAGGAGGCTCTGCTGGAGCGTATGAAGGATGACATCCCAGAGGTGGTGGCTGCAACCTTGAAGGCCCTGGAG CTCTACGTTGATCGCCTGGATCCAGAGGACACTGTGTCATGTCTCCTCTCACTGCTACAACGTGTAGACCTCTCAAATGCTGGAAACTG GTGTCCAGTGTTGAAGCAGGCAGTGAGGGTTCTGGATGAACCCAGACTGGTTGAAGGGAACTCTGACCTTAAGACTTGTGTCGTCTGGGGTCTTTTGCCCTTTCTTGTGGTCACCTCGGCCCTGCCCGACTCCCCAGACCTCCAGCTGGCCACCTGTGTGGCCCAGTCCACCATCATATCCCAGCACAACCTCACTCAGGGCTGGGCCTATG CGCTCAAGGCCGTGGTGGAGAGGAGTTCTCAGCCGGACTTCATTGGGTTGGCCAACCAGCATCTCATCTCAACACTGACCAAGAACCTGTCTAACATGGACCCCTTTTCCAAACGCATTGCT CTGGAGAAGCTGGCTGGGGTGGTAGCAGTCCAGCGGGGCAGCCTGAGGGAGAGGGCTGCGTTCGTGGTGCTGAGCCAGACCTTACTGCAGAGCCTGGGGGACATGAGTGAGACCCAGCACCTCCACACAGCCCAGAGTGTCTACTCCCTGCTGGAGCCTGCGATACTGGAACTCACCCAGAAAGACATGCCTACG CAGGAGgatgtgtctctctccttctctgaggGGCTGGGAGAGTACCTGCAGAGGCTCCGGGCAGGGCAGAGCATGGATACAGAGTATGCTGTGCTGCTGGTGTCACTGCTCAGAGGGCTCATATCCACCCTGAAGTGCCATGACACTTCCTTCAAAG GTGAGACATGGTGGAACCCAGAGAAACTGGACACCAACACTTGCTGCTACCTCCGGTTGCTGTGTCACCTGTTTGACATCCTCATCACAGGGGCAGGCCAGGGGCACATGGCAGCCAGCTTCAGGGCCCTGATGAAGCTGCTCTTTCAG GTCCACCTGAGTGATCCCATGGAGCTCTTCAAGTTCCTGAGTCTGGTGTGGGGCTACGGCAGTAACCTAGGAGACCAGCTGGACTGTAAGGTCAATGCCATTTTGCAAACCCAGGCCCTCTATGTGGGCAGAGCCCTCCTCAGCGCCCAGCCAGGGAAGACCCTCACACTGCTGGCATCAGGCTCATCACCAG TTGTGCTGTCCCTGCTGGCCTGTCTGAGCTCCCCTGTCCGTGAGGTGAGGAGGGCAGCCACAGCCACCCTACAGACACTAGCCCAGGTGGATAGCTCTCCCTTCCACCCCATCATAGACAGGCTGCTGAAGACCACCGAGGAGCTCACCACTGGCCCAACTCACCTCAGCCAG GCCCTGGGGAAGCTCTATGAGGAGGCTGTAACGGGGACAGGGAAAGGCAAGGCCCGGGACAAGAAGCTGCTGGTGGGGTTGGAGGAGCTGCTGCTGGGTGTCCAGGTGGCCAACTGCCCTGCCTACACTGCCAAGACCATACTGAGGGCTCTGGGAGAAGTCAATGGAGAG tctgtgttgtctgtcctaATGCCTGTCCTGGAGCGCCTGCTGGAGCAGAGCGGGCCGGAGAACCCCACTGTCCTAAAGGACGAGGCCCTGCTCATGCAGCTGGTCCTGGGGAAGTACAACGAGCAGGCAGCCCCCCTCCTGGTGAAGGACCAGGACTGTCTGGAGCTCTTCATCAAGGCCCTGGGCGCGGTGTCTAAGCCCTACCCTGATATCCCCTGCTTTCAGATCATCGCCCTGGAACAG ATCACCAAGGCGTTCTACTCAGCCCTCGGAGATGAGAAGGTCCAGCAGAGGCTCCTGGGGGTGATGTTTGACTTGCTGGTGGAGAGCACGAGTCCTGTCTGTGCCCAGACCATCAGCAGTGTCTTTAAAGGG ATTGCTGTGGACGGCGAGCTAGTGGCTAACGAGCTAGCCCCAGCAGAGAAGCCCAAAGTCACCGTGTCAGTACAGCAGACCCGCAGGAGCAAGATGCTGCAGAG GAAGGCCCAGGACACTCCTCAGGCAGTGCCAATAGAGGGCGCCGTGTCCTGGCAGAGGGTGACTCTCATCCTGGAGCTGCTGCAGCACAAGAAGAAGCTGAAGAGGCCACAGACGCTGGTGCCCGCTCTCTTCAGCCTGCTCTCCAG GTGTCTGGAGACGTCCACCGTGGAGCGAGGTAACCTAGAGTACATCAAGCAGCTTATCCTCGGCTGCCTGCTCAACGTCTGCCAGAAGCTCTCCCCTGACGGAGGACCCGTCAGCAAAG ATGTGCTGGATGAGGACAAGTTCAACGTGGAGGTTGTGGTGCAGTGTGTGAGGATGTCCGACATGCCCCAGACCCACCATCATGCCCTGCTCCTTCTGGGAAACGTGGCTGGCATCTTCCCT GAGAAAGTCCTGCACAACATCATGCCCATCTTCACCTTCATGGGCTCCAACATCATGCGTCTGGACGACACCTACAGCTTTCAGGTCATCAACAAGACCGTCCGGACGGTCATCCCTGCCCTCATCAAG GCCAACGAGAGTGGCGACGGCGAGTCAACCGCTCACATGGAGGCGGTGGTGACGCGCATCGTGCACGTGTTCGCCGACGCGCTGCCCCACGTGCCCGAGCACCGCCGCCTGCCCATCCTGTCCCAGCTGATGACCACCCTGGGGCCTTCCCGCTTCCTCTGGGTCCTACTGCTGCTCCTGTTCAAGCAGCACGCTACCCAGACCAACGCCACAGATAAG GATGCTGCGTTGGAGAGGGACGTGGAGTTCTGGATCTCAGTGTGCTGTGAGTTTGAGGTGGAGGAACAGCTCGTCTCTCTCATAAAGATCCTGAAGTATCTCATGGCGCTGCCGCAGGACAAAGACGACG GACCTGTGAAGAGGCCAACACGTGGCAGGGGAGCCGGGAAGGAGACGGCAGAGGAGCTGATCTTCAGCATGGAGGCCCACAGCAGCAAAGAGCTGCGCCACTTCAAGTTCCTCTCGGTCTCCTTCATGGCCCAACTCTTGGCTGCCGGCAGCTTTGTGGGAATG aTTGCGGCGTGCGGTGACATCGTGGAGGATTCACTGCAGAAGCTACAGCAAAG TCTTCTGGAGGAGATCCTTTGCTACATCCACACTGTGGCTCGCTGTGTGGAGGAGAACACTGACAAACCAACTGGCAAGTTCTGGAGAGCTCTCCTCAATAAGGCCTACGATGTCCTGGACAAA GTGAACGCCCTGTTGCCCACGGATACGTTCATCACGGTGATGCGAGGCCTGATGGGTAACCAACTGCCGTCTGTGAGGCGGAAGGCTATGGAGCTGCTCAACAACAAGCTGCAGCAGAAAACCCAGTGGCAGGAGGAGCAG GTGACAGTGCTTCTGGACCTGACAGGCGACCTGCTGGCAATTGTGGGACGTGGTCACGGCAAGGTCAAAGTCATGGAGGAGGAGCTGGCCATCAACAGGCAGACAGCCCTCTACAGCCTCAAGCTGCTGTGCCGCAGTTTTGGCTCGGACCATAAGGAGGCATTTGTACCGGTGCTAAACCGGGTCGTGGAGATAGTGGTGTCaccagaggaggagaagaacgtGATGGGCAGTGCCCTACTTTGTATCGCTGAGGTTGCCAGCACTCTGAAGGCCCTGGCCATCCCACAGCTGCCCAG GCTGATGCCGGCGGTGCTGCTGTCTCTAACCGAGAGAAAGGAGGTGTTGTCTAATGAGCTCTACATGTTGAGTGCCGTCACAGCTCTGCACCGCGTCACTGAGACCCTGCCTCACTTCATCAGTCCCTACCTGCAGGACACACTGCTTCAG GTGGCTCGACTGACGCGGGTGGCAAAGAAGGCCACCACCACCCCACAGCTGGCCATGCGACTGGCCTCCCTCAGTACCACTGTGGCCACCAAGGTGCCCCCCAGGGTCCTGCTGCCCACCCTCACCAAATGCTACAGCAAGATGGTGAACTCCAAACAG AGCCGGCTGGGTCCCCTGATGAGCATCTTGAAGGAGCACATTGGTCACATGGAGAAGGATCAGCTGACCTCCCACCAATCAGAGCTTACGTCCTTCTTCCTAATTGCGCTGGACTTCCGggcccaacactgccat GGTGATCTGGAGAAGACCAAGGAGATTGAGGGCTATGTGATCGACTGTCTCCTGGCCATGGTTATGAAGCTATCTGAAGTCACCTTCAGGCCCCTGTTCTTCAGA CTCTTTGATTGGTGCAAGACTGAGAGCGTAGCCAAGGACCGCCTGCTGACCTTCTACCGCCTGTCGGACAGCATCGCAGACAGGCTCAAGGGGCTCTTTGTCCTGTTTGCCGGTCACCTGGTCAAGCCCTTCTCTGACCTGCTCCGTCAGACCAACCTAACAAAGACAG ATGAAGCCTTCTTTGACACGGAGCACAGCATTGAGAAGCGTTGCCTGCTGCTGGAGTACATACTGGACTGCCTCCATAAGATCTGCCTGTACGACACGCAGCGTTTCGTCAGCAAGGAGAGAGCCGACTCCCTCATGACCCCTCTGGTCGATCAG tTGGAGAACACCCTGGGTGGAGAGGAGGTTTACCAGGCCAGAGTCACCAAGCACCTGGTGCCGTGCGTGGGCCAGTTCTGCGTTGCCGTGGGTGACGACACTCTGTGGAAGACCCTCAACTACCAGGTCCTGCTGAAGACGCGACACAGCTCTTCCAAG GTGCGTTTCTCTGCCCTGCTGATGCTGCTGGAGCTGGCTTCTAAGCTGAGGGAGAACTACATGGTCCTTCTACCAGAGACCATCCCCTTCCTGGCTGAACTCATGGAGG ACGAATGCGAGGAGGTGGAGCATCAAGTACAGAAGGTGATCCACGAGATGGAGACCATCTTGGGAGAGCCTCTTCAGAGTTACTTCTAA